The Corynebacterium mycetoides genome includes the window CCACGCCGTCGAACCCGGCGTTCATCGCGCGGCGAGCGGCGAGGACGAACTCCTCCCGGATTGTGTCGAGGTGCTCAGCGGTCGCGGCCTGGGGCGTCTCGAAATCGATGTGGTTGCCCTGGGCGTCGTAGGTGTAGCCGTCGTGGGCCACGGCGCTCGGCGCCTCAACCGGCTTCCCGGTGATGGCGGAGTGGGTGTTCCACCCGGCGTGCATGTGCTGGTTGACGATGAGGCCGCCGTTGTCGTGGACGGCGTCGGTGACCTCGCGCCAGGCGGGGACGTGGTCGTCGCTAAAGATGCCGGGCTGGAGGAACTGGGCGCGGCCCGCCTGAGAGGGCGAGGTGCCGTCGGTGACGAGCAGCCCGACGCTGGCGCGCTCGGAGAAGTAGGTGACCATCCGCGGGGTGGGGGTGCCGTCCGGGTTGGCGCGCAGCCTGCCCATCGGCGCCTGCATCACCCTGTTTTTCAGCTTCAACGCCCCTGCCTCGATGGGCTGCCAGAGGATGTCGGTGTTCGTCGTGTTGTCAGTCATAACGTGCTTCTTTTACGTCCTTCTTTTCGAAAAGTTCGGGGAGGTATTCGAACCGCGCCCATGGTACGCCTGACTACAACGCGCATGGGCGGGGTCTTATTTCGGCGGTACGGGGCGCGGCGGGTCGGCCGGTGGCTTATTGTCTGGTGTATGGTTCGCGTCTTCCTCGTCGACGATCACTCCGTTTTCCGTGCCGGCGTGCGCGCCGAGCTCGCCGCCGCCGCAGGCATCGAGGTCGCCGGGGAGGCGGGCTCGGTGGCGGAGGCCATCGCGGGTATTGGGCAGGTGCGGCCCGACGTCGTGCTTCTCGACGTCCACATGCCCGACGGCGGCGGCCTCGCCGTAATCAGGGGAGTCCCGTCGGAGACGCCGGCCACCTTCCTCGCGCTGTCCGTCTCGGACGCGGCGGAGGACGTCATCGCCTTGATCCGCGCCGGGGCGCGCGGGTACGTGACCAAGAACATCGCAGGTGAGGAGCTCGCCGAGGCGATCGTGCGCGTCCACGGCGGCGACGCGTACTTCTCCCCGCGCCTGGCCGGGTTCGTCCTCGACGCTTTCGCCTCGGGCGGGGTGGTGGAGGACCCCGAGGGCGAGCCGGTCAAGGTGGAGGACCCGCTTGTCGACGCCCTCACGAGGCGCGAGCTGGAAGTCCTGCGGCTTCTGGCGCGCGGCTACACCTACAAGGAAATCGGCGGGCAGTTGTTCATTTCGGTGAAGACGGTGGAGACGCACGCGTCGAATATCTTGCGCAAGACACAGACGTCGAACAGGCATCAGCTCACGCGCTGGGCGGCGGACCGAAACCTGGATTAGGAGAGGACTGGGAGAGCAGGGAGGCTGCCACCGCGTCTGTTTCCTGCAGGAACGGGGCGTCGGTGCCCGGCATCGGCGAGATGGTCGTGTCGGCCCACTGGCCGCCCGTGGGAATGCCCGCGATGTGCAGCCGCGGGTCCAAGGTGCCGTCGGCGCGCACGGCGCGCCGGGTGGCGGCGTCGGTCTCAGGAGCGGCGGTGGGGACGCCGTGGGGGGCGAAGGGGCGGATGCGCCGGGCGTCGAGAAGCGAGCGGGTGAGCGGATCGGCGGGGCGGCGGACGTCCGGGCCGGGCAGAAAGGCGTCGGCGAGAACGGGTGCCGTGACGCGGCGTGTGGCGCTCGTGGCGGTAAATCCCGGGTCGGCGGCGGAGAGGACGGGCTGGCCGCCGAGGAAGCGGATAATCCCTGCGTCGTAGAGCGCCAGCAGCTCGCGAGTGCGGAACAGGGGAGGCCCGGAACCCACCATCTGACCGAAGGCCAAGAACTCGCGGAGCGCGCGCAGCCGGTCCTCCTCGGCGCCGCGGCCGTTCTCCACGGCGATGGTCGTGGGCTTGCGCGCCGTGGAGATCTCCCACAGCGCAGCCTTGACGGGCGAATCCCACGCCGCGACGGCCTCGGCGATGTCGCGTTCCATGCGGGAGGCGATGTATTCGCCCAGCTCGCCGATGCCGAGGCCGTCGGTGCCGCGCAGGGGGTCGATCCACTCGTTTAAGTCGAAGTCCGCGTCCGCCGAGCCGCGCAGGGCGTCGTTGAGCGCCGCGGGCACGAGCGAGATGTCCACCGCGGAGGCCACGGGCTCGACGTCGGCGGCGTCGATGAGCCCGACGATCTCGTCGAGGCCGCGCCGAAGGGCGTTCGGGCGGACCCGCGCGAGGGTGCGGTAGTAGGCGGCGTAGGCGTCGCGCACGAGCGCCGGCCAGATGCGGGTGCCGAACGCGATGGGGGAATGCTCTGAAGCCAGTTCTGAGAGTACTGCCCGGTGCCGCTCGAGGGTTCCGGCGGGCGGAAGCGAGTGGTACTCAGACTTGGGCAGGTACGGGTACCCGCGCCCGGAAGTGACCACGATGCGCGGCTCGCGCCCCGACGGGACGTAGCTCAGCCCCGAGCGGGCCGAGGCGTCGGGCACGAAGCGGCCGCCCCGGTCGATGGTGATCAACGCCATGAGGTCGAAAAATCCCATGCCGAGGCCACGGACGAGGACGGCCTCCCCGGGGGCGAGAGCGGCGGTGTCCTGCTCGACCGGGTTGTCAGGGGCGACCCACACCCCGCCTGAGGAGGGGGGCGCGGACCGGGCGGGCAGCACCCACCCGGTGGACAGCACGGTCGCGTCGGCGGTGACGGTCGAGCCGTCGTCCAGCTCGATGCGGTCGCGCCCGCCGTCCTCGGTGATGCCCACGGCCCGCGCGCGGTGGGTGCGCACCGTGACGTAGTCCGGCAGTTGGGCGAGCGCCACGTCGAAGACCCAGCGGAGGTATTCGCCGTAGAGGGCGCGGGAGGGGTTGGATTCAGTGCGCGTCGCCGCGATCTCCGCCGCGAACCGCTCGGTGCGCGCGGGGTCGGCCGGGTGGGCGTCGTAAAGCGAGCGGGCGGGGGAGGCTACGGCGTCGCGCTCGCCGCGGATGAGTTGGATCCACTCGAACATGGTGGGGCCCTCGAGCACGCGGCCGCCGACCGTGGAGCCGGGCTCGGTAAAGAGCGTCACCGCCCCGGCCAGGGTGTTCATGCACAGCGTCCGGGTCTGGTCGGTCTCCCAGACCCGGCCCGCGCCGATCTCGGCGTCGTCGATGAGGTGCAGAGTGAGTGCCTTCGGGGGGCGGCCGTCCAGGTACGACGCGATGCGTTCGACGGTGGAAATCCCGCGCGGGCCCATGCCCACGAGTGCGATGTCTGCCTGCATGCGGTTCAATGTACCTCCGCCCTCATCTTCGGACCCCAAACAGACCGAGTAGTTTATTTTTATTAGACCAAATCGTCTACCCGTGGTATGTTACGCGCCATGCAGACCCAGACGAAGGACGACGCGCAGTGAGGGCGCGGTGGACACGAGGGGCCGCCGCCGTGGCGCTGCTTCTAGCCGGCGGGCTCGCGGCGGGGTGCGCTGCGGACGCCGGCACCCAGGCGGCTGAGCCGAGCGAGGACGTCATCACCTACCTGGAGCCCAACTGGTTCACCAGCCTGTACCCGCCGGCCGCGGGCTTCTACCCGAACGGCGGGGTGGTCAACCAGATCACGGACAGACTGCTCTACCAGGACCCAGACACGCTCGAGCTCTCGCCGTGGATTGCCACGAGCCTGCCCGAGGTCAACGCGGACGCCACCGAGTTCACCTTCGACATCCGCACCGACGTGACGTACTCGGACGGCAGCCCGCTGACCGCCCGCAACGTCGTGGACAACATCGACCTCTACGGCAAGGGCGACAAGTCCCGCCTGCTCAGCCCATCCGAGCAGATCAAGGGGTACGACCACGGCGAGGTCGTCGACGACGATACCGTCCGCTTCCACTTCTTCGAGCCGGCCCCCGGCTTCGCGCAGGCGGTGTCCGTCTACAACGCCGGCCTGCTGTCCGACGCCAGCCTCGCCATGCGCAACGAGGAATTCGGCCCCGGCAACGCCGTCAACGTCATCGGCTCCGGGCCCTTCGTCATCAGCGACGAGCAGCTCGGAACAGAGCTGACCCTGCGCACGCGCGAGGACTACAACTGGGCCCCGCCCGCCCTGGAACACCAGGGCAGAGCGCGCATCGGCGGGGTGCGCTTCAAGCTCGCCCCCGAGGAGTCCATGCGCACCGGCGCGGTGCTCTCCGGCCAGGCAGACATCGCCCGCAGCATCACCGCCCCCGCCGAGCGCTACATGGAAGACGCCGGCGCGCACATCATCTCCCGCGGCACGAACTCCATGAACAACCAGCTCGCCCTGCGGTTTAACCACCCTCTTCTTCAGGACATCCGTGTGCGCCAGGCCATCACCCACGGCATCGACCGCGCCGAGATCCTGCGCGTGCTGTTTTCGCCGTCCTACCCGCTCGCGACCTCGACGGTGGCGGCCACGGGCCTGGGCTACAAGGAGCAGGACCAGTCCGCCTACGCCTTCGACCCGGACGAGTCGCGCCGCCTGCTCGCAGAGGCCGGCTGGACGCCCGGCCCGGACGGGATCGTGCAGAAGGACGGCGAGCGCTTGTCACTGCGCGTCAACATCGCCGGACCCCAGCCGCGCTCCCGGGAGGTGCAAACCATGATCCAGGACCAGCTGCGCCAGATCGGCATTGAACTGACCATCAACTCCGGGGACAACGCCAGCCAGAACGCCGACGCGAAAGACCAGGGGAAGATTCAGATTTACCACTCCATGGTCGGCCGGGCGGACTACGGCGCCATCGAGTCGCTCTACTCGGTCTCTTCCCGCGACGTGTTCATCAACTCGCCGTTCGGCGGGGAGAAGGGGCAGATCGCCGACCAGCACCTCGAAGACCTGCTGCACCAAACGGTCTCGCTTCCCGACAACGCCGACCGCGCCGCCGCCGTCGCGGCCGTCCAGGACTACGTCACCGAGCAGGCCTACTCCATCCCGCTGTTCGAGGAGCCGCAAGTCTACGCCACGACCGACCGCCTGAAGGGCTTCGAACCAGAGGCAGTGGCCCGGCCATCCTTCTACAGCGTCTACCTTGACGACGCCCGCGAGGGGGAGGGGAACTAGATGAGCTACGTTATCCGCAGACTCGCCCAGGCCCTCGTTGTCCTGCTACTCGCCTATACCGCCGCCTTCTTCCTCCTGTCCGCGCTTCCGTCGGACGGCGTCATGGCCCGCTACGCCGACCCGGCGCTGGGCCTGTCCAAGGAGGAGGTTGAGGCGATCCGCACCGAGCTGGGCGTCGACAAGCCTCTCGCGGTGCAGTATTTCACGGCGCTGGGTGGGTTCCTCACCGGCGATCTGGGTTACTCGGTGCGCACCGGGACCCCCGTCGCCGACCTGATCGCCGACGCCGCGCCCCACACCCTCGCCCTCGCGGTCACGTCCGTCGGGCTGGCGGTGGTGGTCGCGCTCGCCGTCGCGTACGTGGCCACGCTGCCGGGGATGGGCGCGGTCGGCGGCTTCTTCCGCTCGCTGCCGTCGTTCCTCGTCTCCCTGCCCGGGTTCTGGGTGGCCATCCTGCTGCTGCAGTTCTTCTCCTTCCGCCTCGGGTGGGTCGACGTGATCGACCCCGGCCCCGTCGAGGGCCTGGTGCTGCCCACGCTCACCCTCGTCGTGCCGATGTCGGCGCCGCTGATCCAGGTGCTGGTGCGCTCGATCGACGAGGTCAAGGCCCAGCCGTTCGTTCAGGTCCTGCGCGCCCGTGGGGCGAGCGAGGCGCGGATTTTCTGGCGTAACGTGCTGCGCAACGCCACGCTGCCCGCGCTGACCACGGCCGGCCTGCTCTTCGGCGAGCTCATCAGCGGCGCAGTCGTGACCGAGACCGTCTTCGCCCGTACGGGGCTCGGGTCGCTGGTGGTCACCGCCGTGTCCAACCGCGACACCCCGGTCCTGCTCGGAATCGTCCTCCTCGCGGCGGCCGCGTACGTGGTGATCAACTTCCTCATCGACATCCTCTACCCGGTAATTGACGTCCGCCTGCGCCCTAAGGAGCGATCATGACAGACACGTTGTTGCGCGCCCCGCGCCGCCGTCCCCGCACCGGCGGGCGCTGGACCGCACCCGGCTCACTCGCCGCGCTGGCCGTGCTCGCGGTGGCGGCTCTCTGGGCCGCCTTCCCGGGGGTGTTCGCCACCGCCGACCCGTACGCGGGCACGGATGTGGCGCTGTTGCCCCCGAGCGGAGAGCACTGGTTCGGGACCGACTCGGTGGGCCGCGACCTCTATTCGCGCGTGGTCTACGGGGCACGGCAATCGCTGTTCGGCGCCGCGCTCGCCGTTCTGGTGGGCCTGGTGGCGGGCACCCTCCTCGGCCTCGTCGCCGGCTCCGCGCGGGGGTGGGTGGACACGGTGATCATGCGGCTCGTCGATGTCCTCCTGGCGATCCCGGGCATCCTCTTGTCGCTGTCGATCATCATCGTCTTGGGATTCGGGTCCCTGCAGGCGGCCTTCGCCGTTGGCGTAGCCACGATCGCCGCGTTCGCTCGCCTGGCGCGCGCGCAGGTGATGACGGTGGCGACGGCCGATTACGTGGAGGCGGCCTACGGCTCCGGTGCGACCCGGGCCCAGGCTCTGGTCCGGCACGTCCTGCCGAACTCCCTGACCCCGGTGATCGCGCTGGCGGCCCTGCAGTTCGGCACCGCAGTGCTCCAGCTGTCCATTCTCGGCTTCCTCGGTTACGGCGCGCCGCCGCCCGTGCCCGAGTGGGGCCTCATCATTGCGGAGGGGCGCGACTTCATGGCGTTCGCGTGGTGGACCATCGTCCTGCCGGGCCTGGCTATCGTCGCGACCGTAATGTCCGCCAACCGCCTGGCGCGCAACATTGGAGTGGAGGAGCAGCGATGAGCACGACGGTGGATGACGGGGGAGCGGCGCGCGAGGTCGCGCTGCGGGTTTCCAACCTCACCGTGGAGTATGCCGCCGGCCGCGGCGCCCAGGCCGTCCGGGCCGTTGACGGCGTGGGCTTCGAGCTGCGCCCCGGCCGCATGACCGCGCTCGTGGGGGAGTCGGGCTCCGGCAAGACCACCTCCGCGATGGCGGCGGTGGGCCTGCTGGGCCCGGCGGCGACGGTGTTGGGCGGCACGATCGAGTTCGGGGGCGAGGACCTCCGCGGGTACTCGCCCGAGCAGTGGCGGGCGCTGCGCGGCGTGCGCATTGGCCTGGTGCCGCAGGACCCGAACAACTCGCTCAACCCCTTAAAGACGATCGGCGCCTCGATCGAGGAGGGCATGGAGATCCACGGTATCGGCGACCGGGCCAGCCGCCGGCGGCGCGCGCTCGAGCTCCTGCGCGAGGTGGGCATCGACGACCCGGAGCGCCGCTACGGCCAGCACCCGCACGAGCTGTCGGGAGGTATGAAGCAGCGCGTCCTCATCGCCGCCGCCGTCGCGCTGGAGCCCGAGGTGCTCATCGCGGACGAGCCGACCTCAGCGCTCGACGTCACGGTGCAGAAGACGATCCTCGACCTGCTCGACCGCATGCGCCACGAGCTCGGCCTAGCGGTTCTCCTCATCACCCACGACCTCGCGGTGGCGGGTGACCGCGCCGACGACATCGTGATCATGCAGGACGGCCGCGTGGTGGAGACCGGCCCGGCCAGCGAGGTGCTCTCCCACCCGCGGCAGGACTACTCCCGCCGCCTGCTTGCCGACGCCCCCTCGCTCGCCGCCTCGAATGCGGGTCACCGCCCGCCGGTGGGGGACGACGTGCTGCTGCGTGTCGACGGCCTCCGGGTGGACTTCGGCGACTTCACCGCGGTCGACGGCGTGAGCTTCGACGTGGCGCGCGGCTCGACCCATGCGCTCGTGGGCGAGTCGGGCTCGGGGAAGACCACCACCGGCAGGGCCATTTCCCTGTTCGGCCCGCCGAGCGCGGGAACAATCACCTTCGACGGCGCCGACATCACCCGCCCGGGCTCTCGGGCGCGGCACCGCCTGCGCTCGCGGATTCAGATGGTGCACCAAAACCCGTTCTCCTCCCTCGACCCGCGTTTGACGGTGGAGGAGATCGTGGCGGAGCCCGTGCGCTACCTGCTGGGTCTGCGCGGGTCGCGGGCACGGGAGAGGGTCCGCGACTTCCTGCGGCGCGTCGCGTTGGAGCCGGAGCTGGCCAGCCGGCGCCCGGCCGA containing:
- a CDS encoding ABC transporter permease, whose product is MSYVIRRLAQALVVLLLAYTAAFFLLSALPSDGVMARYADPALGLSKEEVEAIRTELGVDKPLAVQYFTALGGFLTGDLGYSVRTGTPVADLIADAAPHTLALAVTSVGLAVVVALAVAYVATLPGMGAVGGFFRSLPSFLVSLPGFWVAILLLQFFSFRLGWVDVIDPGPVEGLVLPTLTLVVPMSAPLIQVLVRSIDEVKAQPFVQVLRARGASEARIFWRNVLRNATLPALTTAGLLFGELISGAVVTETVFARTGLGSLVVTAVSNRDTPVLLGIVLLAAAAYVVINFLIDILYPVIDVRLRPKERS
- a CDS encoding ABC transporter permease, giving the protein MTDTLLRAPRRRPRTGGRWTAPGSLAALAVLAVAALWAAFPGVFATADPYAGTDVALLPPSGEHWFGTDSVGRDLYSRVVYGARQSLFGAALAVLVGLVAGTLLGLVAGSARGWVDTVIMRLVDVLLAIPGILLSLSIIIVLGFGSLQAAFAVGVATIAAFARLARAQVMTVATADYVEAAYGSGATRAQALVRHVLPNSLTPVIALAALQFGTAVLQLSILGFLGYGAPPPVPEWGLIIAEGRDFMAFAWWTIVLPGLAIVATVMSANRLARNIGVEEQR
- a CDS encoding response regulator transcription factor, translating into MVRVFLVDDHSVFRAGVRAELAAAAGIEVAGEAGSVAEAIAGIGQVRPDVVLLDVHMPDGGGLAVIRGVPSETPATFLALSVSDAAEDVIALIRAGARGYVTKNIAGEELAEAIVRVHGGDAYFSPRLAGFVLDAFASGGVVEDPEGEPVKVEDPLVDALTRRELEVLRLLARGYTYKEIGGQLFISVKTVETHASNILRKTQTSNRHQLTRWAADRNLD
- a CDS encoding FAD/NAD(P)-binding protein, with amino-acid sequence MQADIALVGMGPRGISTVERIASYLDGRPPKALTLHLIDDAEIGAGRVWETDQTRTLCMNTLAGAVTLFTEPGSTVGGRVLEGPTMFEWIQLIRGERDAVASPARSLYDAHPADPARTERFAAEIAATRTESNPSRALYGEYLRWVFDVALAQLPDYVTVRTHRARAVGITEDGGRDRIELDDGSTVTADATVLSTGWVLPARSAPPSSGGVWVAPDNPVEQDTAALAPGEAVLVRGLGMGFFDLMALITIDRGGRFVPDASARSGLSYVPSGREPRIVVTSGRGYPYLPKSEYHSLPPAGTLERHRAVLSELASEHSPIAFGTRIWPALVRDAYAAYYRTLARVRPNALRRGLDEIVGLIDAADVEPVASAVDISLVPAALNDALRGSADADFDLNEWIDPLRGTDGLGIGELGEYIASRMERDIAEAVAAWDSPVKAALWEISTARKPTTIAVENGRGAEEDRLRALREFLAFGQMVGSGPPLFRTRELLALYDAGIIRFLGGQPVLSAADPGFTATSATRRVTAPVLADAFLPGPDVRRPADPLTRSLLDARRIRPFAPHGVPTAAPETDAATRRAVRADGTLDPRLHIAGIPTGGQWADTTISPMPGTDAPFLQETDAVAASLLSQSSPNPGFGPPPSA
- a CDS encoding TIGR04028 family ABC transporter substrate-binding protein; the encoded protein is MRARWTRGAAAVALLLAGGLAAGCAADAGTQAAEPSEDVITYLEPNWFTSLYPPAAGFYPNGGVVNQITDRLLYQDPDTLELSPWIATSLPEVNADATEFTFDIRTDVTYSDGSPLTARNVVDNIDLYGKGDKSRLLSPSEQIKGYDHGEVVDDDTVRFHFFEPAPGFAQAVSVYNAGLLSDASLAMRNEEFGPGNAVNVIGSGPFVISDEQLGTELTLRTREDYNWAPPALEHQGRARIGGVRFKLAPEESMRTGAVLSGQADIARSITAPAERYMEDAGAHIISRGTNSMNNQLALRFNHPLLQDIRVRQAITHGIDRAEILRVLFSPSYPLATSTVAATGLGYKEQDQSAYAFDPDESRRLLAEAGWTPGPDGIVQKDGERLSLRVNIAGPQPRSREVQTMIQDQLRQIGIELTINSGDNASQNADAKDQGKIQIYHSMVGRADYGAIESLYSVSSRDVFINSPFGGEKGQIADQHLEDLLHQTVSLPDNADRAAAVAAVQDYVTEQAYSIPLFEEPQVYATTDRLKGFEPEAVARPSFYSVYLDDAREGEGN
- a CDS encoding dipeptide ABC transporter ATP-binding protein, producing the protein MSTTVDDGGAAREVALRVSNLTVEYAAGRGAQAVRAVDGVGFELRPGRMTALVGESGSGKTTSAMAAVGLLGPAATVLGGTIEFGGEDLRGYSPEQWRALRGVRIGLVPQDPNNSLNPLKTIGASIEEGMEIHGIGDRASRRRRALELLREVGIDDPERRYGQHPHELSGGMKQRVLIAAAVALEPEVLIADEPTSALDVTVQKTILDLLDRMRHELGLAVLLITHDLAVAGDRADDIVIMQDGRVVETGPASEVLSHPRQDYSRRLLADAPSLAASNAGHRPPVGDDVLLRVDGLRVDFGDFTAVDGVSFDVARGSTHALVGESGSGKTTTGRAISLFGPPSAGTITFDGADITRPGSRARHRLRSRIQMVHQNPFSSLDPRLTVEEIVAEPVRYLLGLRGSRARERVRDFLRRVALEPELASRRPAELSGGQRQRVAIARALVVEPELVVLDEAVSALDVTVQAQILRLLEDLQAELGLTYIFISHDLAVVKQISDTVSVFSRGRQVESGVTDDVFSHPRADVTRTLIDAIPGTIFRARKLGEYIV